The Actinosynnema mirum DSM 43827 genomic interval GCGTCCGGGGACTGCGCGACGGCCCTGGTGGTCGGCGCCGACCGGATGCTCGACATCGTCGACCCCGACGACCCCGGCACCGCCCCGGTGTTCGCGGACGGGGCGGGCGCGCTGCTGATCACCGCGACGGACGGCCCGCCGGGGGTGGGACCGGTGGTGTGGGGCTCGGAGGGCGACCGGGCGGCGGCGCTGGAGGTGCGGCCCGCGCTGCTCGGCGAACCGGCCGGGACCACCCGGCCCGCGCTGCGCATGGACGGGCTCGCGGTCATCCGCTGGGCCTGCGCCACCGTGCCCGACGCGGTGCGCCGGATCCTCGCCGCCACCGGTCTCGGCTGGGACGACGTCGGCGCGCTCGTGCCGCACCAGGCCAACTGGAAGCTGATCGAGCGCGTCACCGCCCGGCTCGACCCGCCAGGGCACGTCGTGGTCGCCGACGACGTGCGCGCCACCGGCAACACCAGCGCCGCGTCCGTGCCGCTGGCCCTGCACCGGCTCGTCGCCGACGGGCGGGTCCGGGCGGGCGACTGGGCCGTGCTGATCGGCTTCGGCGCCGGCCTGGCCTACGCGGGCCAGGCCGTCCGCATCCCCGGCTGACCCCGCCCCCGGAAGGGACCGCAGCGATGACCATGACCGGGATCGACGCGCACGCCCCGCGCGGCGCGCCACCGCCGGGACCACGCCTGCCGTGGCCGGTGCAGACCGCCCTCTACACCCGCCGCGACCGCTGGGCCCGCCGCCTGCGCGCCAAGTACGGCGACGTCGTCGCGCTCGACATCTGGCCGTGGCGCGCCGTGGTCTTCCTCTACGACCCCGCCCACGTCCAGGCGATGACCGGTTCCCCGCCGTCCCGCTTCCACGGCGGCGAGGGCAACCTGCCGCTCAAGCCCGTCATGGGCGAGCACTCGCTGCTCAGCGTCGACGGCGACGAGCACCGGCGGGCGCGGGCCCTGCTGTCGCCGCTGTTCACCAAGCCCGCCGTGCGCGGCTACCGGGACGCCGTCCGCGAGCTCGCCGAGCACGAGATCGCCACCTGGCCCGTCGGCTCGCCGTTCCCCAGCTACCCGAGGGTGCGGCGCCTCGCCCTGCGGGTGATCTCGCGCGTGGTGCTCGGCGCGGACGACGACCCGCGCCTGCCCCGGCTGCGCGAGCTGTTCGACGTGCTCCCCGCCGTCGACATCCCCGTCCTGCTCGGGCTGCCCAGCCCGGTCCTGCGCCGCTGGGGGCGGTGGCGCCGGGCCGCGCTGACCCTGGGCCGCCTCGACGCGCTCGTCCACGCCATCACCGCCGACCGCCGCGCCGACCCCCGGCTGGCCGAGCGGACCGACCTGCTCTCCCGGCTGCTCGTCGCGGCCGGGCCGGGGGCGCTGAGCCCGCCGGAGCTGCGCGACCACGTCGTCACCCTCGTCGTCGCGGGCTACGAGACCACCGCCAGCACCCTGGCCTGGGCGCTGCACGAGCTGGCCCGCCACCCCGCCGCGGCCCGCACCGCCGCGCTGGCCGCCGCGTCCGGCGACACCGGCTACCTGGAGGCGGTGGTCAAGGAGACGCTGCGGCGGCACCCCCCGATCTCCGAGCTGCCGTGGACGCTCACCGAGGACGTCGAGCTGGCCGGGTACCGGCTGACCAGGGGCGCCACGCTCATGCCGGTCATCGGCGTGGTGCACAACGACCCCGCGCACCACCGCGACCCGCGCGCGTTCCGGCCCGAGCGGTTCCTGGAGCAGGGGGCGGTGCCCGCGCACACCTGGATGCCGTTCGGCAACGGCGTCCGACGCTGCGTGGGGGCGAACCTGGCGGTGCTGGAGGCGGTGGAGGTGCTCCGGGTCCTGCTCGCCCGCCACGCGCTGACCGCCGACCGGCGCCGCCCCGAGCGCCCCGCCTCCCGGCTGGTCACCAGCGCGCCCGCGCGCGGCGCCCGGATCGTCCTCACCCCGATCGGCGGGGGCGCGCGGTGAGGCTGCGGGCGGTCGCCGCCGAGCTGCCCTCGCGCGAGGTCGGCAACGCCGACGTCGTCGACCTGATCGCCGAGCACAGCGCGGACACCTTCACCGGGGACCTGGACGCCCTGCTGCGCCGGGTCGACGTCTACCTGCGGCACACCGGCTCCCGCACCCGCCGCTGGCTCGACGCCGGCGAGCGGCCCGTCGACCTGCTGCGCGCCGCCGCCCGCACCGCGCTGCGCCGGGCCGGGCTGGAACCGGGGCAGGTCGACCTGCTGGTGTACACCGGGGTCGGCCGGGGCTTCCTGGAACCGGCGGGCGCCTACCACGCCGCCGCCGCCCTCGGCGCGGACCGCGCGCACTGCTTCGACCTGCTCGACGCGTGCATGAGCTGGACCAGGGCCGTCCAGGTGGTCGAGTCGCTGTTCCTGGCGGGCCACCACCGGACGGCGCTGGTCGTCAACGCCGAGTTCAGCATGAGACCCGGCGGGGCCGTGGTGCCCGGCGCGTTCCGGCTGCCTGCGGCGAAGGCGCTGGCGTCCACGTTCGCCGCCTGCACCCTCGGCGAGGCCGCCACCGCGACCGTGCTCACCGCCGACGACGGCGAGCCGTGGCGGTTCAGCTTCCGCTCGCGCCCCGACCTCGCGCCGCTGTGCAACGTCACCCTGGACAACTACCGGGACTTCTGCGACCCCACCGGCAAGGAGGCGCGCAACGGGGTCGGCGTGTTCACCTCCTTCGGGCTGGAGATGCACGCGCGCGGCCGGGAGGAGGCGCTGGCCGCGCTCGCCGCGCTGGACGTGCCGCCCGAGCGGGTGGACGCGCTGTTCACGCACGCCTCCAGCAGCAGCTACTGGCAGGGCATGGCGGACGAGGCGGGCCTGGGCCCGGTGGTGCACCACGTCTACCCGCGCACCGGCAACGTCGTGTCCGCCTCGGTGCCCACCGCGATGGCGTCGGGGATCGAGGCGGGGCTGCTGAAACCGGGGCAGCGCGCGGTCGGCTGGGTCGGCAGCGCCGGGATGTCCTTCGGCGCCTTCACGTTCGTGCTGTGAGATCGGAGGCGGTTGTGCTCGGACACCTCGCCAGAGCGGTCGCGGCCCTCGCGCTGGAGGCCGCCCGCCACCTGCTCGTGCCCGCACTGCGCGGCCGTCGGGAGAGCGGCAGGCAGCGGCGCAGGGCGCGGGCCGCGCTGGCGTTCCTGGTGCGCATGGGGCCGATCTACATCAAGCTCGGCCAGATCGCCGCCACCCGCTCCGACCTGCTGCCCCCGGAGTGGACCGACACCCTGCGCGCCCTGCAGGACCGCGCCCCGCACATGCCGCCCGGCCCCACCCGCCGCGCGCTGGAGCGCGAACTGGGCGGCCCGCTGGGCGAGGTGTTCCGCGACCTCGACCTGCGCCCGATCGCCAGCGCCTCCGTCGCCCAGGTGCACGTCGCGCACCTGCACGACGGCCGCAAGGTCGCCGTCAAGCTGGTCAAGGACGGGGTGCCCGAGGAGATCCGGCGCAGCCTGCGCGCGCTCGGCTCGCTCGTGCGCGCCGCCCACCTGCTCGTGCCGCGCCTGCGCCACCTGGACCTGCCGCACCGCTTCGACGAGGTCGCCCGCCTGCTGCTGCCGCAGGCCGACATGCGCCGCGAGGCCCACCAGCAGCAGCGGGTGCGCGCCGACTTCGCCGGGCACCCGCACGTGCGCGTGCCCGAGGTGGTGCCGGAGCTGGTGACCACGCGGGTGCTCGTGATGGAGCACGTCGACGGCATCCCCGGCCGCGACGCGCACCTGGTCGAGCTGCCGCGCGCCCAGCTCGCCCGCCGCCTGCAGGACGCCGTCTACACGATGCTCTACATGCACGGCCTGAGCCACGGCGACCCGCACCCCGGCAACGTGCTGTTCACCCCGACCGGTGAGCTGGTGCTGCTCGACTACGGCGTCACCGCCGAGCTGACCGAGGACGAGAAGTGGGGCCTGTCCTCGTTCTACTACGCCTGCACCCGCAAGGAGTGGGCCGTCGCCGTGGACCGCTTCACCCGGCACTTCGTGCACGCAGGCCCCGGCCTCGCGGCCCGGCGCGCCGGGTACGAGCGGCGGATGGCCGAGGTGTTGCGCCACCACTTCGACACCAGCACCGACCGGTGGTCCACCGTCGCGTACTTCGCCGACGTCAACGAGGTGCTGCGCGCGCACGGCTGCCGGTACACCACCACGTTCACCAAGGTCGAGCTGGTGTTCCTGTCGTGCGAGGGCTTCGCGGGCCAGATCGACCCGGACATCGACATCTGGGCCAACGCCCGCAGGTTCACCGACCGCTACTCGCCCTACATGAGCGCCGAGGTGGAGGAGCGGTTCGCCGAGGACTTCGCGGTGCGCGCCCCCACCTCGCTGCGGCTGCGCGAGCGCGCCCGCTCCACGCTGGTGGCCCCGACGCACATGGACCGGTACTTCTTCCCCAGCGCGTTCCCGGTGTTCGTGCGGGAGGCGTCGGGCGGGCGGGTGCGGGACTTCGACGGCAACGAGTACGTCGACCTGTGCGGCGGTTACGGGCCCCACCTGCTGGGGTACGCGCACCCGGACGTGGTCGCGGCGGTCACCGAGGGCGTGCGGCGCGGGCAGGTCAACGGGGTGGGCAACCTGCCCGAGGTGGAGCTCGCCGAGCTGCTGGTGGCGGCGCTGCCCGGCGCGGAGCGCGCGGTGCTCTGCAACTCCGGGTCCGAGGCGGTGCTGCTGGCGATCCGGATGTGCCGGGGCGCGCGCGGCGGGCGCGCCAAGGTCGCCAAGTTCGAGGGGCACTACCACGGGCTCTCCGACCAGGGCCTGGTCAGCTCGTGGTTCCGCTTCGCGGGCGAGCGCGACCGGCCCGAACCGGTCGCGGGCTCGCACGGCGCCGACCCCGCCGCCGTCGCGGGCACGCTGGTGCTCCAGTACGGCGACGTCCCCGGCCTGGAGCGGTTGCGGGAGCACGCGGACGAGCTGGCCTGCGTGCTGCTGGAGCCGATGCCCACGTCGGTGGTCGCGCTCGACCCGCCGTTCCTGCTGGCGCTGCGCCGGGTGTGCGACGAGATCGGTGTGCCGCTGGTGTTCGACGAGGTGGTCAGCGGGTTCCGGGTCGCCTACGGCGGGGTGCAGTCGGTGGTGGGCGTGCGGCCGGACCTGACCTGCCTGGGCAAGGTGATCGGCGGCGGGCTGCCGTGCGGGGCGGTGGTGGGGCGGGCCGGGCTGGTCGACGTCGCCAGGAGCACCCGCGACCCGTTCCAGGACTACGAGCGCAAGGTCTTCGCGGGCGGCACGCTCAGCGGCAACTCGCTCAGCTGCGCCGCCGGGGCGGCCGTGCTGCGGCGGCTGCGCGCCGACCCCGGCGTCTACGCGCGCTTGGAGGCCGGGACCGAGCGGCTCGCCGGGGCGCTGCGCGAGGCCGCCGGGCGGCGCGGGATCGCCTGCCGGGTCTCGGCGCGCAGCTCGATCTTCTCGCTGACCTTCAGCCACCGCCCGGCGCGGCTGTACCGGGACCGGCTGACCGGCAGCGACTTCAAGGCCACGATCGCGCTGGCGTACTACATGCGCAGGCACGGGGTGCATTTGCCGGAGCTGCACGCGTTCCTGATCAGCGCCGCGCACACCGCCGAGGACCTGGAGCTGGTGGCCGACGCGTTCGCCAAGAGCTTGGACGAGATGACCGCGGATGGGTTCTTCGGAGTGTGAGGGGTGGTTGTCGTGACCGGGGCTGATGTGGTGGTCGTCGGGTGCGGGTTGATGGGGTCCGCGATGGTGCGGGCGTTCGCGGGCGCGGGGCGTTCGGTGGCGGCGTGGAACCGGACGCCCGAGCGGGCGCTCGCGCTCGCGGGGGAGCGGGTGGCGGCGGTGCGGGACGTGGCCGGGGCGGTGGCGCCTCTGGTGGTGGCCTGCACGTCGACCTGCGAGGCCGCGCTGGAGGCGCTGGACCCGGTGCGGGACTGGCGGGGGCGGACGCTGGTCACCCTGCCCAGCGGCACGCCCGCCGACGCCGAGGCGGCGCGCGACTGGGTCGTCGACCGGGGCGGGGAGCACCTGGACGGGGTGATCCTGTGCTACCCGCAGGAGATCGGCTCACCCGACGCGGTGATCCTCTACGCGGGCCCGTCCGGGACGTGGGCCGCGCACGGCCCGGTGCTGGGCGCGCTCGCGGGGGCGTCGCGGCACGTCGCCGAGGAGGTCGGGACGGCCAAGCTGCTGGACGCCGGGCTGACCGGCGCGTTCTACGTCAGCGCGCTCGTGGCGTACGCGGAGGCCGCCGGGCACCTGATCGACCGGGGGACGCCCCCGGACGTGCTGCGCGCGCTGACCGGGGTCGCGCTCGAGATCCTGCGCCACGCGACGGACGAGGTCGTCACGGCGCTCGTGACCGACGAGCACACCACGGACCAGGCCACGATCACCACCTTCGCCGAGGGCGCCCGCGCCGCGCTGACCGCCGTGCGCGCCACCGGAAGCCCGGCCCACCTGCTGACCGCCGCCCTGCACCGCCTGGACACCGCCGTCGCCGCGGGCTCGGGCTCCCTGGCCGTCTCCGCCCTCGGCCTGCCTCCCCGCTGACCCGCCCCTACCCCAGCACCGGTGGCGCCGACGCCCAGTCCGGCTCCTGCTCCACCAGCTGCTCGGGCGCCGACAACCGCCACGCCTCGTACAGCAGCTCGGCCAGCTCGTCCGCCTCGACCCCGTCCAACCGCACCACCACCCACCCGAACCCGGCGATGGCGTACTGCGGCTCGAACACGTCCGGCCGCTCCGCCACGAGCGCGAGCTGCTCGCTCAGCAGCTGCTTGAGCCCGACCGTCTCGGTGCGCGGCCAGTGGTAGGCGAACTTGACCCCACGCACCTCGAACGCGCTGTACTCCCGCCGGTCGAGCCGCTTGACCTCGGCCAACCGCCGCACGAGGGAGAAGAACCCCTCCGAACCCACCGCCACCACGACCCCCTGATCCCTGCGTCGGCGGCAAGTGTAGGAGGGGGCGCCGACAGTCAGCCGTCCTTGCGCCACACCGAGACGTGCCTCCGGCTCTCGTGGTGGAACGGCGAGCGGTCCCAGTCCGTCCAGCGGTGCTCCAGGCGCAGGCCCGCGATGCGGGCCATGAGGTCCAGCTCGGCGGGCCAGACGTACCGGAACGGGATTGTGCTCACGGTGGCGCGGCCGTCGCGGACGGTGAAGCGGTTGTTGCTCATGGACTGGGTGGCGATGTCGTAGCGGGAGAACGCCCAGGTGTCGGGGCCGCTGTCGAAGGGCGCGTCGGTCCGGCCGCGCGGCAGCTCGCGGAGGTTGGGCAGGACGTTCTCGACCAGGAACCGGCCGCCGGGGGCCAGGTGCGCGGCGGCGTTGCGGAAGGTCTCGACCTGGCCGTCCTGGGTGGTGACGTTCTGGATCGTGTTGTAGACGAGGCACACCAGCGAGAACTCGCCCGCGACGCGCGTGCTGGAGAAGTCGCCGACGACGCACTCCAGCGCGTCCCCGCCGGGCTTGGCGCGCAACCGGGCGAGCATGGCCCTGGACAGCTCGATCCCGGCCACCTCCACCCCGCGCTCGGCGAGCGGCAGCGCGATCCGGCCGGTGCCGATCGCGAACTCCAGCACCCGACCGCCCGCGGCGAGCTCGGCGAGCACGTCGACGGCCGCGACGACCTCGGGTCCGGGTGGGCCGGGGGCGTCGTAGTGGGCGGCGACGGCCTCGCCGAAGTAGCCGTCCTCGTCGGGCGTGTTCTGTCGCAGCGCTGCGAAGTCCATGGGCCCGAAGCTAACGGGGGTGTGGTGAGGGGCGCACCCGGTTTTTCCGGCTCGGCGGACTCGTGCGGCGCTACGCTTCTTCATGATCATGGAGGTGGCGCGGTGACGACCCCGCTGGTCGAGTTCGAGCTTGGCCGCCATGACTGGTCCTCCCTGGCGGTGATCTCGCCGAAGGAGGAGTGGAGGCGGAGCACGCCGGTGAGCCTCGCCGGCCTGCTGTCGGCGCTCTCCGAGGAGGAAGCCGAGAGGTACTACTGGCAGTTGGAGAACAGGATCGTCGTGTCCGGTTACCTGTTCGAGGCTGCGCCACCTGCGGTGCCTGTGCTTCTGGCGGGGCTCGCCGGTTCGCTGAGCGAGCCCGCCAAGGGGTGGGTGTTGGAGCTGCTGTACCAGCTGGTCGCCGGTCAGACCGATCCCAAAGCCGTGGAGCGGGGCAGCGGGGATCTCGGGGCCGAGTGCCGCGCGCTCGCCCGCGAAGGGCTGTGGCTGCTCGGGCGGGTCGGTGCGGTGCCCGTGCGGGTCAAGCGGAAGCGGGCGCGGTGAGCGTGGCGGCACCCCGGAAAACCGGGGCGCCGCCACCGGTGCTCAGGCCAATCCGCCGTTGACGAACACCGTCTGCGCGTTCACCCACCGCGCGCCACCGGCCAGCGCCGACACCACCTCGGCGATGTCCTCCGGCGCGCCCAGCCGCCCCATCGGGTTCTGCGCGGCCAGCTTCGCGACCAGCTCGTCGCTCTTGCCGTTCAGGAACAGCTCCGTCGCGGTCGGGCCGGGGGCGACGGCGTTCACGGTCACGTCCTTGCCCGCCAGCTCCTTGGCCAGGATCGGCACCAGGGTCTCCACGGCCGCCTTGCTGGCCGCGTACGCCGCGTAGGTCGGCAGGTTCGTCTTGGTCACCGTGGTGGAGAACAGCACCACCGCGCCGCCCTGCCGCACCCGGTTCGCGGCCTCGCGGGCGACGGCGAAGGCGCCTCGCACGTTCGTGCGGTGGATGCGGTCCAGCTCGGCCAGGTCCAACTGGGCCACCGGGCTCAGGGCCATGATCCCGGCCGAGTTCACCACCACGTCCACGCCGCCGAAGTGCTCCTCCGCCGCGTCGAACAGGGCCTTCACGGCCGCCTCGTCGCCGACGTCGCCGCGCACCGCCACGGCCCGCCCGCCGCGCGCGGTGATCGCCTCGACGGTCTCGCGCGCCGCCTCCTCGTTGCCCGCGTAGTTCACCACCACGGCCTGCCCGTCCGCCGCCAGCCGCTCGGCGACGGCCCGGCCGATGCCCCTGGACCCGCCGGTGACGATCGCGACGCGCTCAGTGCTGCCCACGTGCTTCCTCCCACGCTCTGCGGCGCCGGTCCCGGCACCTGTTGTTGTCAACGGTAACAGCTCCACCGTAGCGGCGCTATTCAGCGGCAACGTGACAGTGTTAACGATGCCACCAAAAGCCGTCGCGCCCGTTATCGTGTCGGGGTGAAGCGAGACCTGACCCGCGACCGCATCGTCGCCGCCGCCTACGACCTGCTCCTGCAAGGCGGCCGGGAGGCGGTGTCCACGCGCGCGGTGTGCGCGGCGTCCGGGGTCCAGTCGCCCACGATCTACCGCATCTTCGGCGACAAGGACGGCCTCCTCGACGCCGTCGCCAGCCACGGCTTCGCCTCCTACCTGGCCGACAAGACCTCCCTCTCCCACTCCGCCGACCCGGTCGACGACCTGCGCCGGGGCTGGGACCTGCACGTCGGCTTCGGCGTCGCCAACCCCGCCCTCTACTCGCTGATCTACGGCGACGCCCGCACCGGCGTCTCCTCGCCCGCCGCCAGGCAGGCCGCCGACGTGCTCGCGGGCACCGTCCGCCGCATCGCCGAGGCCGGACGGCTCAAGGTCGCCGAGGAGCGGGCCGCGCACCTGGTGCACTCGGCGGGCTGCGGGCTCACGTTCACCCTGATCGCGACGCCCGAGGACGAGCGCGACCCGGAGCTGTCGACCACGGCTCGGGAGGCGGTCATCGCCGCCGTCACCACCGGGCCCGCGCCGACCGGCGCGCCCGCCGGACCGGTCGGGGCGGCGATCGCGCTGCGGGCCGCCGCGCCGGAGCTGACCGTGCTCAGCGCGGGGGAGCGGGCGCTGCTGGCCGAGTGGCTGGACCGGGTGGTCGCCGAGGCGTGACCTCGGGGGCGCAAGACGCGTGGTCGCTCGGAGGAGTCCTCGGCGTCACTCGTTGGCCCGAACGGTGTCACCCGGAACGGTGGAATCGTCACTAGGCCGATCGGTGGTGTGGTTGAGTCCTGCCCGATTTATGCATCGGCCCCGGCACCACTGGAGGCACGCGGTGACGCCCTTCCGCACGTTCGCCCGGCAGCTCCGCATCAGGCGGATGCACCAGCACGGCGGCCCCCGCCTGCTGCTCGTCCCCCTGGAGCAGCCCGCCGCGGGCTGCGGCAGCCTGGCGCGGACCGTCGCCGAGGTGATCGACGGCGGCGCGGACGCGGTGGTGCTGCACAAGGGGCTGCTGCGGCACGTGCACCCCGAGTCGTTCACCTCCGCCTCGCTGGTGGTGAACCTCAGCGCCAGCACCAAGCACGCCCCCGACTCCACGCACCTGGTCGCGCACGTGGAGGAGGCGGTGCGGCTGGGCGCGGACGCGGTGTGCGTGAGCGTCGACTTCGGCTCGGACGGCGAGAACCGGCAGATCGCGGACCTGGCCACCGTCGCCGAGGAGTGCGACCGGTGGAACGTGCCGCTGCTGGCGTCGGTGCACCCGCGCGGCCCCGAGCAGGGCTCGCCGGAGCTGCTGGCCCGCGCCGCCGGGCTCGCCGTCGACCTCGGCGCGGACCTGGTGGAGCTGCCGCCGGTCGCCGACCACGCGGCGCAGGCCGACGTGATCGCCGGGTGCGCCATCCCGGTGCTGATCGCGGTCACCCACCACCGGGTGGACGCGGAGACCGTCGCCGAGGCGCGGCGCGCGCTGGCCGCGGGGTCCGGTGGCATCACGGCCGGGCAGGCGGTCGCGGACTCGGGCGACCCTGCGGCGCTGGCGCGCGTGCTGGCGAACGTGGTCCACGCCGACGCCCCGCGCGGCATCCCGTCCGCCCGCAGCCGCCCGCACGGGGTCTGAGCCGCACACGAACCTCACCCGGTCGGGGATCACCCGACCGGGGGTTCAGGTCGTGGGCACGTCGAAGCGGCCCGATGGTCGCCACCACCGGACCGCTCCACGTTCCCGACCGGCGGGCGCGCCGAGGGGTGGCGCGCCCACCGCGTCGCTCAGCCGCGCGGCAGCACGACCGCGCGCCCGCGCACCTGACCGGCGTGCAGCCGCTCGTACGCCAGCGGCGCCTCGTCGATGCCGAAGGTCTCGGTGTGCACGGTCAGCGCGCCGGACCGGGCCAGGTCCAGCACCTCGATCAGCTCGCCCCGGCTGCCCCAGTACGGGGTGGACACCGACACGTCGAACGGGATCGTGCCGAAGCCGACCGGCACGGTGCCGCCGCCGATGCCGACCACGGTCAGGTCGCCCTCGACCGCGACGACGCCCGCCGCCGTGGCCACCGTCGGGCCGACGCCCACGAAGTCGAGCACGACCTCGGCGCCCAGGCCGCCGGTCAGCTCGCGCACGGCCTTGGTGGCGTCCGCGTCGGACAGCACGGTCTCGTGCGCGCCGACCGCCGCCGCCAGCTCCAGCTTCTCCTTCGACACGTCCAGCGCGATCACCCGGGCCGCCGTGGTGGCGCGCAGGATCTGGATGGCCATGTGGCCGAGGCCGCCGGTGCCGATGACCACGGCGGTGCTGCCGGGGACCAGCTTGGGCAGCGACTTCTTGATCGCGTGGTACGGCGTGAGGCCCGCGTCGGTGAGCGGGGCGGCCGAGACCGGGTCGAGGTCGCCCAGCGGCACCAGGTGGCGGGCGTTGTCGATCAGCATGTACTCGGCCATCGCGCCCGGCGCGCCCAGTCCGGGCGGGTTGATGCCCAGCTCGGCGGCGCGCAGGCAGTAGTTCTCCTTGCCCTCGGCGCACTTGGCGCACGAGCCGCAGCCCTGCGGGCCGTAGACGGCGACCATCTCGCCGACCTCCAGGCCCGTGACGCCCTGCCCGAGGGCGGCGACCTTGCCGACGCCCTCGTGGCCCAGGGTGAGGGGGAAGCCGTAGCCGTAGACCTCGGCGGGCCACTCCATCACGGCGATGTCCGAGTGGCACACGCCCGCGGCGGCCACCTCCAGCACGACCTGGCCGGGACCGGCCTCGGGGTCGGGGACGGTGACGACCTCGGGGGCCTTGCCGATCTCGCGGTACTGCACAGCCTTCATGGCGCACTCCACTGCGTTGTAGGTATGGCGAGCGCCCCGGCCAGGGCGTCGAACGCGCGGTCCACCAGCACGGGCAGCTCCTCGTCGCCGAAGAGCCACAGGCGGGTCGCCGCCACCAGCGCGCCCGCGCCCGCGCCGACCACCACGGCGGGCCGCAGGT includes:
- a CDS encoding NAD(P)-dependent alcohol dehydrogenase: MKAVQYREIGKAPEVVTVPDPEAGPGQVVLEVAAAGVCHSDIAVMEWPAEVYGYGFPLTLGHEGVGKVAALGQGVTGLEVGEMVAVYGPQGCGSCAKCAEGKENYCLRAAELGINPPGLGAPGAMAEYMLIDNARHLVPLGDLDPVSAAPLTDAGLTPYHAIKKSLPKLVPGSTAVVIGTGGLGHMAIQILRATTAARVIALDVSKEKLELAAAVGAHETVLSDADATKAVRELTGGLGAEVVLDFVGVGPTVATAAGVVAVEGDLTVVGIGGGTVPVGFGTIPFDVSVSTPYWGSRGELIEVLDLARSGALTVHTETFGIDEAPLAYERLHAGQVRGRAVVLPRG
- a CDS encoding deoxyribose-phosphate aldolase/phospho-2-dehydro- 3-deoxyheptonate aldolase; translated protein: MTPFRTFARQLRIRRMHQHGGPRLLLVPLEQPAAGCGSLARTVAEVIDGGADAVVLHKGLLRHVHPESFTSASLVVNLSASTKHAPDSTHLVAHVEEAVRLGADAVCVSVDFGSDGENRQIADLATVAEECDRWNVPLLASVHPRGPEQGSPELLARAAGLAVDLGADLVELPPVADHAAQADVIAGCAIPVLIAVTHHRVDAETVAEARRALAAGSGGITAGQAVADSGDPAALARVLANVVHADAPRGIPSARSRPHGV